DNA sequence from the Colletotrichum destructivum chromosome 9, complete sequence genome:
GGGACCCCGGAAGGCAGATCGGCCAACTCTGCCCACTTGCGCCCCGTTCACCAGCATCTCCATCCAACCACAAACACCGCCCGGTGTATCCGCTCAGACAGGTCCAGGTGCCTGATTGGGTCCGTCCTCACTGTCATTTCAGCGTCTCTCCAGCACTTCCCAGTCTCCGTCAGCGCCTGGGAGATCCAACGTCATTTAAGCTGGCAGCGACCAAACATCAGCCGAAAGATCCTCACttcggcaccaccaccaccaccaccaccaccataACATTCTCACGAGAGGCCCAACTCAATCCTCCTCGTTCACGGCCGGCCATCAATCCTCGTGGCTCGAAACGCGCTGGCTTCTTTTCACATAGGCACTAGCTTGTACACAACATGTCGTACCAACAGTATAATCAAAACCCCTACGCCCAGGGACCCCAAGCTGAGAGCGGATATGAATACGACAGCCAGCAGGTCCGTCGCTCTCTCAGTTGCTTTCGACTCCAGCGCGAAGGCTCACGCTGATCGTGCCAACGCTGACTTCCGTAGCAGCCGCAATATGGTCAAGGGCAGTACGAAATGCAGCCTTACGGGGAGGCCGACAAGTTCGCCGAGCAGCCCGCGCCCACCACCTTGAGCCAGCAAGACTTCCTCCAGCGCGTGCAATACCTGCGCTCGGAGATCCAGGGTCTCACATCTGATATCGAGAACATCGCCCAGCTGCACCAGCGttccctcgccgcccccgacAACAGCGCCAGCTACCAGCTCGAGCAGGCCGTCTCCGCGACGCAACTCCGCAACACGGCAGTCAAGGACGGcatcaaggccctcgagaagGACCTGGCCAAGACACGTGACGGGTCGCGCGCGACCAAGACCGCCCAGCTCAACTCGCTGAAGAACACGTTCAAGGCCGAACTTAACAAGTATCAGCAGATCGAACAGGACTACCAGCGCCGCTACCGCGACCAAATCGCCCGTCAGTTCCGTATTGTCCACCCGGATGCGACGGAAGCAGAAGTC
Encoded proteins:
- a CDS encoding Putative target SNARE coiled-coil domain, syntaxin domain-containing protein; this translates as MSYQQYNQNPYAQGPQAESGYEYDSQQQPQYGQGQYEMQPYGEADKFAEQPAPTTLSQQDFLQRVQYLRSEIQGLTSDIENIAQLHQRSLAAPDNSASYQLEQAVSATQLRNTAVKDGIKALEKDLAKTRDGSRATKTAQLNSLKNTFKAELNKYQQIEQDYQRRYRDQIARQFRIVHPDATEAEVEEATQMDWGNEGVFQEALKSNRTGQANSILGNVRARHNELQRIEKTLIELATLYQEMATLVETQEPVVEAAEQNAQQTVENIQKGNEQVETANAHARRRRKLKWWCLLVVVLIIIAIALGVGLGVTLGKNATNTQ